In bacterium, the sequence CTGCTTGAAGATTATAAACTTTCTCCCGCAATGGTCGCGGTTGAACTTAACGGGAAAATCGTCAAACGGGAAAATTTTGGTCAAACACTTTTACAAAACGGGGACAAAATAGAAATTGTTAAAATGATGGGCGGCGGTTATTAATGGTCCGGTATGAAATAGAAAGCCCATAAATTATAAATGATTTGCATCATCAAATAAAATTTTTGCTCCTTTTTCTTATTATATGGCAGAACTTGCTCCAAAAATTGGCCACATCTCATTGTGAAAGTTTTAAATATTTA encodes:
- the thiS gene encoding sulfur carrier protein ThiS, translating into MDIKIILNGEEKTIKEGKYISHLLEDYKLSPAMVAVELNGKIVKRENFGQTLLQNGDKIEIVKMMGGGY